From the Candidatus Krumholzibacteriota bacterium genome, one window contains:
- a CDS encoding DUF885 family protein, translating to MSDRYIDSGRSRERWFPVLFIALLLPNLSLGCGDDAQVKAMKDRFESIKKEAVSLYLQLHPLRCSRLGMTSADSLLFTFSKEELSHQTGRIESLLELFSGLSASGLGESEMEESSIILFWLRGEAFALKKLRNHEHNPLLYCWMIDEALFGIPSRGAAPPEEEYAAYLKRIDQIPLLLDNARSNLRNPAELHVARAIERLSVTLEGFEGLQQHIERRYGSLPGSISSVGRSVSEFRDHLRDTVLPDAHGRHIMGIEDLSDLLKYSEHLDIDIDQFITEAEKSIRKQRSQLASIEKNPLHAIDKKDSPLGAPEMQGPPDPEPSEGKDPHEEIETIRLKILEQIAGQNIFGRSLSGDPEIVWTDLPALPEDLPVDPYLVVPEYVPDNMTWTVCGLESGRSKNVLLLIDRRLEDLDYPGILYRLISTMEPLYRAKYKLCREDSPIKRIFVSRLYLLAWKALNYKDITTLDPDHKLSIRKLYLEEKNLELARMLITLRLHSGRSTVDSSVEFLMKELGMTKKEAAMEVAIASATPSVGYPGLAVMLLDDMSRTASSVKRDRNPRNRIREMMLENIGLPLPMITGKITE from the coding sequence ATGTCTGACAGATATATTGATTCCGGAAGATCGCGTGAGCGCTGGTTCCCTGTCCTTTTTATCGCTTTACTGCTGCCGAACCTTTCCCTCGGCTGCGGAGATGATGCGCAGGTCAAGGCGATGAAAGACAGATTCGAGTCGATAAAAAAAGAAGCCGTCTCTCTGTACCTGCAGCTGCACCCGCTGAGATGTTCCCGCCTGGGGATGACTTCGGCGGATTCTCTTCTCTTTACATTTTCGAAAGAGGAACTCTCACATCAGACCGGACGGATAGAATCCCTCCTGGAGCTTTTCAGTGGCTTGAGCGCCTCCGGGCTTGGCGAATCTGAGATGGAGGAATCGTCCATTATTCTCTTCTGGCTTAGAGGGGAAGCGTTCGCGTTGAAGAAACTCCGGAATCATGAACATAATCCACTCCTGTATTGCTGGATGATCGATGAAGCCCTTTTCGGGATTCCCTCCCGTGGAGCTGCTCCTCCTGAAGAAGAATATGCCGCTTACCTCAAAAGAATAGACCAGATTCCACTGTTGCTCGACAATGCCAGATCGAATCTGCGCAATCCAGCCGAGCTGCACGTGGCAAGAGCCATAGAAAGGCTATCTGTCACTCTTGAAGGGTTCGAGGGACTTCAGCAACACATCGAGAGAAGATATGGCAGTCTGCCCGGATCGATCAGTTCTGTCGGCCGATCGGTCTCGGAGTTCAGGGATCATCTCAGGGATACTGTCCTCCCCGATGCTCATGGAAGACATATAATGGGGATCGAGGATCTTTCAGACCTTCTCAAGTATTCGGAACACCTCGACATCGATATAGACCAGTTTATCACCGAAGCTGAAAAAAGTATCAGGAAACAGCGGTCACAGCTCGCGTCGATAGAAAAAAACCCTCTCCACGCGATCGATAAGAAGGACTCGCCCCTCGGCGCACCCGAGATGCAAGGTCCGCCGGATCCGGAACCTTCGGAGGGAAAGGACCCCCATGAGGAAATAGAGACGATCCGCCTGAAAATCCTGGAACAGATCGCCGGGCAGAATATATTCGGCCGTTCCTTATCGGGAGATCCGGAGATCGTCTGGACAGACCTTCCCGCCCTGCCTGAAGACCTGCCTGTCGATCCATACCTCGTCGTCCCCGAATATGTGCCTGACAATATGACCTGGACAGTATGCGGACTTGAAAGCGGCAGGAGTAAAAATGTGCTGCTGCTCATCGACCGGCGCCTCGAGGATCTCGATTATCCGGGGATCCTCTACAGGCTTATCAGTACCATGGAACCGCTTTACAGGGCAAAATACAAGCTCTGCCGCGAGGATTCTCCCATTAAGAGGATTTTTGTTTCAAGGCTTTACCTGCTTGCGTGGAAAGCGTTGAACTACAAGGATATCACGACACTCGATCCCGACCACAAACTCAGCATACGCAAGTTGTACCTCGAAGAAAAAAATCTCGAACTCGCCAGGATGCTGATCACCCTGAGACTCCACTCTGGAAGAAGCACTGTTGATTCGAGCGTAGAGTTTCTGATGAAGGAACTCGGCATGACGAAAAAAGAGGCGGCAATGGAAGTCGCCATCGCTTCAGCGACACCATCAGTGGGATATCCCGGTCTGGCGGTCATGCTTCTTGATGATATGTCAAGAACAGCCTCATCGGTAAAACGTGATAGAAACCCCCGTAACAGGATCCGCGAGATGATGCTTGAAAACATCGGTCTACCGCTTCCGATGATAACCGGCAAGATCACGGAATGA